The sequence TCGAGGCCATGAACTACTCGGGGACACGGGTACACAAATTCGCAAGTGACTGTGCAAAAAACGGTCCGCACAACCGAGAATCTCGTCTCTTGCTAAGTAGCTACTAGTGAATGAGTTATGAACTGCATGTCGCTCGAACGAGGAGTCAGTCTGCCACCGAGGAGACTATTGTCTCCATCGTCGCGCAAGGGACGGACATGTTCGACACTGACTGCGCGATTGGAAGAAGGAGCCGGAGGGACCTCTAGAAGTCCACCCGCACCACCAACTGAGCCTGCCTCGGCGCCTTCGCCGAGAAAATGCGGCCGAAGGTGGCCGCCTCGTCGACATAATGCTCGGGCTGGTCGTAGTTCACCCGATTGAACAGGTTGAACACCTGCGCCTCGATCCACACTCGGCGATTCGCACCCAGTCGAATGCGGCGCGCGAGCGCCAGATCTACCGACGAATAGCCGGGGCCCCGGAGGATGTTGCGCCCGGCGTCGCCGAAGGTGTAAGGCGCGGGCACCGCGAATGCGGCGGTATTGAACCACGCCGCTGCGCTCGGGCTGGAGATCGACGGACTGCCCACCAGGTCGGGGTGATCCGCGCCGCTTTGCTGCCCGGTGTTGCCCGTGTTGCTGTTGTCGAAACGCAGCAGCGGCGTCAAGGGCTGCCCCGACTGCACGGTCACGATGCCGCGCAGCTCCGTGTCGCGCGTCAGCGCATTCCCGGCCGGAAGCTGGTAGATGAACGATGCCCCGAAGCGGTGGCGGATGTCGAAATTCGACGGTCCCCACTGTGCCGCCACGTTCTGGCTGTCCTGTGGGAAATTCGGGTCCCCGCTCGTGCCCAGGAACGACGAGCCGTCGTCCATCGACTTCGAAAGCGTGTAGATCGCCGACACCGAAACGCCGCGCACCAGCGGATGGTTCAGGGTGAGCTGCAGCGAGTTGAATGTCGAATGGCCGGCGCTCTCGACGAAGAAGATGCTGCCGTACTCCGGATAGGGCCGCCGGTCCTGCACGTCACCCGGGCCGGGCCGCGGCTGATTGAGGTCGCGCGGGCGGATCAGACTGGTCCCCTTGGATCCCGCGTAACTGACGGTCAGGGTCCCAACCGGCCCAACCTGCTGCTGCAGGCTCAGGTTCCAGTGCTGCATCGACGAGGTGACCAGATCAGGGCTCAGCGTACTCAGCGATGCAGGCGGTGCAAACCCGCCGTTGGACGGGAACGGGTCGGCGAGCGTCAGCAGCGAGAACTGCGTTGGAAAGAACACTCTGAGCGTGAATTGCGGCGGGTTGAAATACTGGGCCGAGTTCACCTCGAACATGCTCGCGTCGTAGTAGAGTCCGTAGCCGGCTCGCACCGCCAGCCCCGGGCGAGGGCGCCACGCCAGCCCGACCCGCGGCGCGATATTGTTGCGATCCGGCTGCATGCCGGCGGCCGGCATCCCCTGCGTGCCGACAGGCACCACCGTGCCGGTGGCGGCATCGAAGCTCGACATGTGGTTCGTCGGGTCGACAGCCGGCGTGTTGTACTCGTACCGCACGCCGAGGTTGATCGTGATATTCGGGCCGACCTTCCAGTCGTCCTGCGCGTAGATGTTGTAGGCGGTGGTGCGGAGCCGTAGCGTGTTGTCGGATTTCGACTGGAGGCCGAACGACGGATACCCAAGCAGCAGGTCGCTGATGCCGCTGCCCGAGATGAATCCGGAGAACGACAGGGACCCGCGAGCGAGAATGTCGAGATTGCCGTCGAGACGCTGGTGCCGGATCTCCCCGCCGAACCGCCAGAGGTGCTGCCCGCGGTCCAGTGTGACGGCCTGCGCGAACTGATACGTGGTGGTCTTCCGTTGGATGGGGAGATTCGTGGAATCGCCGATCTTGGAGAACCCGGCAACCGTCATGCTGGGGTACCCGAAGTCACGCCCGGAAACCTGTAGCCAGTCGACGCCCCACAACTTCCCGACGTCGGTCCCGCGGTTCTCGGGGAGGATGTCGCGGGCATAGCTGTTGAAACCGCCCAGGGTGGTGCTGATCGCGCGGCCGCCCAGCACGCGCTGGTACTGCATCATGGCGTTGTGCGCGGGGTCCCGGTAGGAGTTGCCGAAGCCGGGAACGGTTTCCGTGTCCTCGCCGTACGGGTCAATCGCG comes from Acidobacteriota bacterium and encodes:
- a CDS encoding TonB-dependent receptor; this encodes MRANPWTRRVALLAFLLHLAGIAAVQAQVTTGTIVGSVIDPSGRPIAGATMVASDGLRAVNRTTVSDGTGRYRFADLAPALYDISAVAPGFERVQREQVTVAVDSQQRLDFYLPVAGVVQAVEVTAPLASVQIESADLGTIIDQRRIESLPLNRRDFLQLAMLTPGVNPAAQGSELSSRGSFAMHANGGREEYNNFLLDGVDNNDPYVNRYVVQPPVDSIQEFKIATNSYSAEYGRSAAGQVNVITKSGSNRFELAIYEYFRNQVLNARDAFDEPGVKPPFNRNQFGASLGGPLLRNRTFAFASLDLLRERRSVTRLSTVPTDLQRSGNLSELPSAVIDPFTQQPFDGNILPVNRIDPIALKVLDLFPHANRPGLAGNYLYDAPLRESQNQAAVRIDHRLSDSAQLTVRYNHGLVDAIDPYGEDTETVPGFGNSYRDPAHNAMMQYQRVLGGRAISTTLGGFNSYARDILPENRGTDVGKLWGVDWLQVSGRDFGYPSMTVAGFSKIGDSTNLPIQRKTTTYQFAQAVTLDRGQHLWRFGGEIRHQRLDGNLDILARGSLSFSGFISGSGISDLLLGYPSFGLQSKSDNTLRLRTTAYNIYAQDDWKVGPNITINLGVRYEYNTPAVDPTNHMSSFDAATGTVVPVGTQGMPAAGMQPDRNNIAPRVGLAWRPRPGLAVRAGYGLYYDASMFEVNSAQYFNPPQFTLRVFFPTQFSLLTLADPFPSNGGFAPPASLSTLSPDLVTSSMQHWNLSLQQQVGPVGTLTVSYAGSKGTSLIRPRDLNQPRPGPGDVQDRRPYPEYGSIFFVESAGHSTFNSLQLTLNHPLVRGVSVSAIYTLSKSMDDGSSFLGTSGDPNFPQDSQNVAAQWGPSNFDIRHRFGASFIYQLPAGNALTRDTELRGIVTVQSGQPLTPLLRFDNSNTGNTGQQSGADHPDLVGSPSISSPSAAAWFNTAAFAVPAPYTFGDAGRNILRGPGYSSVDLALARRIRLGANRRVWIEAQVFNLFNRVNYDQPEHYVDEAATFGRIFSAKAPRQAQLVVRVDF